In Amycolatopsis methanolica 239, a single genomic region encodes these proteins:
- a CDS encoding DedA family protein, with product MTFDFAASEAVGVGWLNTAGPLLVWVIVLSFVFIECALIIGLFLPGDSLLFAAGVVLASHGAHASAWLLSGAALVVAVIGNQVGYYIGQQTGVRFIARRGGKVLNRHNLERAREFLDRKGFFAIVAARWIPWIRTLAPLIAGAARMDSRRFMLATTIGGVFWVPTLVLIGYYGAGLLDAIPWVKTVLVWLSVAFFVVGTGYGFVRYRQEMRRPVEEEPDNEYPAAA from the coding sequence GTGACTTTCGACTTCGCCGCGTCCGAAGCCGTCGGCGTCGGCTGGTTGAACACGGCCGGCCCGCTGCTGGTCTGGGTCATCGTGCTCAGCTTCGTGTTCATCGAGTGCGCGCTCATCATCGGGCTGTTCCTGCCAGGTGACTCGCTGCTGTTCGCGGCCGGGGTCGTGCTCGCCTCGCACGGGGCGCACGCGAGCGCCTGGCTGCTGTCCGGGGCCGCGCTCGTCGTCGCGGTGATCGGCAACCAGGTCGGCTACTACATCGGCCAGCAGACCGGGGTCCGGTTCATCGCCCGGCGCGGGGGCAAGGTGCTGAACCGGCACAACCTCGAACGGGCGCGGGAATTCCTCGACCGCAAGGGCTTCTTCGCGATCGTGGCGGCCAGGTGGATCCCGTGGATCCGCACGCTGGCGCCGCTCATCGCGGGCGCCGCGCGGATGGACTCGCGGCGGTTCATGCTCGCCACCACGATCGGCGGCGTGTTCTGGGTGCCGACGCTGGTGCTGATCGGCTACTACGGCGCCGGCCTGCTGGACGCGATCCCGTGGGTCAAGACCGTGCTGGTGTGGCTGTCGGTCGCGTTCTTCGTGGTCGGCACAGGTTACGGCTTCGTGCGGTACCGGCAGGAGATGCGCCGCCCGGTCGAGGAGGAACCGGACAACGAGTACCCCGCGGCGGCCTAG
- a CDS encoding YceI family protein — protein sequence MSGLRAQIRTAEGWAVANAVLTVTDMSGQQVARAVADATGAVVTPPLPVGVYTAVLTAAGYAPVARTAQIGSDGSGSLGDLVVTPVAGAVELPPAGPWTIDPVHSSAVATARHLGIASIKARFSDISGRIEIGRPAEQSRVEAEIKAASIDTGIKMRDDHLRSPEFLDVESYPVIGFVSTGMRQRGADTWTLAGELTLHGERKPIELDLTYGGYGPDPWGGVRVAFHAETQLHRNDFAINYNAMVRAGVAAIGSNIKIELDIEAVQGESLPQM from the coding sequence ATGAGCGGATTGCGCGCGCAGATCCGCACGGCCGAGGGCTGGGCGGTGGCGAACGCGGTGCTGACCGTGACGGACATGAGCGGCCAGCAGGTCGCCCGCGCCGTCGCCGACGCCACGGGAGCGGTGGTCACGCCACCGCTGCCCGTGGGCGTCTACACCGCGGTCCTCACCGCCGCCGGGTACGCCCCGGTGGCGCGGACCGCGCAGATCGGATCAGACGGGTCGGGCTCGCTCGGCGACCTGGTGGTGACCCCGGTGGCGGGCGCCGTCGAGCTGCCGCCCGCCGGGCCGTGGACGATCGACCCGGTGCACTCCAGCGCCGTGGCGACCGCGCGGCACCTGGGCATCGCCAGCATCAAGGCGCGGTTCTCCGACATCAGCGGCCGCATCGAGATCGGCCGCCCGGCCGAGCAGTCGCGGGTCGAGGCGGAGATCAAGGCCGCGAGCATCGACACCGGCATCAAGATGCGCGACGACCACCTGCGGTCGCCGGAGTTCCTGGACGTCGAGTCCTACCCGGTGATCGGGTTCGTCAGCACCGGGATGCGGCAGCGCGGCGCCGACACCTGGACGCTGGCCGGGGAGCTGACCCTGCACGGCGAGCGCAAGCCGATCGAGCTGGACCTGACCTACGGCGGGTACGGGCCCGACCCGTGGGGCGGGGTGCGGGTCGCGTTCCACGCGGAAACGCAACTGCACCGGAACGATTTCGCGATCAATTACAACGCGATGGTGCGCGCCGGGGTCGCCGCGATCGGGTCGAACATCAAGATCGAACTCGACATCGAGGCTGTTCAGGGCGAGTCACTGCCGCAAATGTGA
- a CDS encoding MFS transporter, producing the protein MTRSTREQPAPVAGAIADEGPRLTHKQILTILSGLLLGMFLAALDQNIVSVAIVKIANDLHGFDEQAWATTAYLITATIATPLYGKLSDIYGRKPFYLTAIALFVIGSAACTFATSMYELAAFRAFQGLGAGGLMSLAMTIIGDVVPARERVKYQGYFMMVFGSATVLGPVLGGLFSGFDSLAGFDGWRWIFLINVPIGVLALAVVAKVLNVPHQRQDHRIDWFGAISLAIAVVPLLLVAEQGRTWGWGSTTSVICYAVAAFGVVLFLFVEYVMKDEALIPLRLFRNSTFSVAIGGGTLVGLGMFGALSMIPLYFQVVRGYTPTEAGLLMLPLVLGIMTGSQISGRITAKTGRYKILPVVGTVLIAAGALLYAQVHYDSPLWQPLVVALLIGFGLGGCMQTLIIAAQNAGPRRDMGVSTASATFFRQMGGTLGVAVFLTILFNLLPGKIADAFGGNLPAGFDQNQLSALQADTSGLHNLPDAVKVPILTGFTNSMHGVFYVAAGVALLAAIVLAFMREIPLAGGPATPAPPVEGGEALLPDDEAEAEADTWADADAAFEADREPALVGGRHALSDNGHGEYQLAAQTAPITNAVASAGADQALGTGGQPVTGTIRRQDGTSVGGAALTLIDQRGRQVSRATAGGDGGYRIAAPGNGTYVLIVSAAGHQPQAASVVVADGPARLDLTLIGSGELSGVVRVAGKGAPLAGATVTLTDSRGEVTGAAISDAQGGYVFRGVGSGTYTLVASADRMRPVASLITVPESGVLQQDVEIAPAVLLAGTARTDGGRPVPDARITVLDADGNVAAVARTDVNGEYVVSDLPEGDYTVVASGYPPATSQVNLPGGGDIQHDVRLGYEQVLDQLGDPANNGVEHS; encoded by the coding sequence ATGACACGCTCCACAAGAGAACAACCGGCGCCTGTCGCGGGCGCCATCGCGGACGAGGGTCCGCGCCTGACGCACAAACAGATCCTGACCATCCTCAGTGGACTTCTGCTGGGGATGTTCCTGGCGGCGCTGGACCAGAACATCGTCAGCGTCGCGATCGTCAAGATCGCCAACGACCTGCACGGCTTCGACGAGCAGGCGTGGGCGACCACGGCGTACCTGATCACCGCGACCATCGCGACACCGCTGTACGGCAAGCTGTCCGACATCTACGGCCGCAAGCCGTTCTACCTGACCGCGATCGCGTTGTTCGTGATCGGCTCGGCCGCTTGCACGTTCGCCACCTCGATGTACGAGCTGGCCGCGTTCCGGGCGTTCCAGGGCCTGGGCGCCGGCGGTCTGATGTCGCTGGCCATGACGATCATCGGTGACGTGGTTCCCGCCCGCGAGCGGGTCAAGTACCAGGGCTACTTCATGATGGTCTTCGGCAGCGCGACCGTGCTCGGTCCGGTGCTGGGTGGCCTGTTCTCCGGCTTCGACAGCCTGGCCGGCTTCGACGGGTGGCGCTGGATCTTCCTGATCAACGTCCCGATCGGCGTCCTGGCACTGGCGGTCGTCGCCAAGGTGCTGAACGTGCCGCACCAGCGGCAGGACCACCGCATCGACTGGTTCGGCGCCATCTCGCTGGCCATCGCCGTGGTGCCGCTGCTGCTGGTCGCCGAGCAGGGCCGCACCTGGGGCTGGGGCTCGACCACGTCGGTCATCTGCTACGCGGTCGCGGCGTTCGGCGTCGTGCTGTTCCTCTTCGTCGAGTACGTGATGAAGGACGAGGCGCTGATCCCGCTGCGGCTGTTCCGCAACTCGACGTTCAGCGTCGCGATCGGCGGCGGCACGCTCGTCGGCCTCGGCATGTTCGGCGCGCTGAGCATGATCCCGCTGTACTTCCAGGTCGTCCGTGGCTACACGCCGACCGAGGCGGGTCTGCTGATGCTGCCGCTGGTGCTGGGCATCATGACCGGTTCGCAGATCTCCGGCCGCATCACCGCCAAGACCGGCCGCTACAAGATCCTGCCGGTGGTCGGCACGGTCCTGATCGCCGCGGGCGCGCTGCTGTACGCGCAGGTGCACTACGACAGCCCGCTGTGGCAGCCGCTGGTCGTCGCGCTGCTGATCGGCTTCGGTCTCGGTGGCTGCATGCAGACGCTGATCATCGCCGCGCAGAACGCGGGCCCCCGCCGCGACATGGGCGTGTCGACCGCGTCGGCGACATTCTTCCGGCAGATGGGCGGCACCCTGGGTGTCGCGGTCTTCCTGACCATCCTGTTCAACCTGCTGCCGGGCAAGATCGCCGACGCCTTCGGCGGCAACCTGCCCGCGGGCTTCGACCAGAACCAGCTGAGCGCGCTGCAGGCGGACACCAGCGGCCTGCACAACCTGCCGGACGCGGTGAAGGTCCCGATCCTGACCGGGTTCACCAACTCGATGCACGGCGTCTTCTACGTCGCCGCCGGGGTCGCCCTGCTCGCCGCGATCGTGCTGGCGTTCATGAGGGAGATCCCGCTGGCCGGTGGCCCGGCCACGCCCGCGCCGCCGGTCGAGGGCGGCGAGGCGCTGCTGCCGGACGACGAGGCGGAGGCGGAAGCGGACACCTGGGCGGACGCGGACGCCGCGTTCGAGGCGGACCGCGAACCCGCGCTAGTTGGTGGGAGGCATGCGTTGAGCGACAACGGACACGGTGAGTACCAGCTCGCGGCCCAGACCGCGCCGATCACGAACGCGGTCGCGAGCGCCGGGGCGGACCAGGCCCTCGGCACCGGCGGGCAGCCGGTCACCGGCACCATCCGGCGCCAGGACGGCACGTCCGTCGGCGGCGCCGCGCTGACCCTGATCGACCAGCGCGGCCGGCAGGTCTCGCGGGCGACCGCGGGCGGCGACGGCGGGTACCGCATCGCCGCGCCGGGCAACGGCACGTACGTGCTGATCGTGTCGGCGGCCGGGCACCAGCCGCAGGCGGCCAGCGTGGTCGTCGCGGACGGTCCCGCGCGGCTCGACCTGACGCTCATCGGGTCGGGCGAGCTGAGCGGTGTGGTCCGGGTGGCCGGCAAGGGTGCGCCGCTGGCCGGCGCCACCGTGACGCTGACCGACTCGCGCGGTGAGGTCACCGGGGCCGCGATCAGCGACGCCCAGGGCGGCTACGTCTTCCGCGGCGTCGGCTCCGGCACCTACACGCTGGTCGCCAGCGCCGACCGGATGCGTCCGGTGGCGTCGCTGATCACCGTGCCGGAGAGCGGCGTGCTGCAGCAGGACGTGGAGATCGCGCCCGCCGTGCTGCTGGCCGGGACCGCCCGCACCGACGGCGGCCGCCCGGTGCCGGACGCGCGGATCACGGTCCTCGACGCCGACGGCAACGTCGCCGCGGTCGCGCGGACCGACGTGAACGGCGAGTACGTCGTCAGCGACCTGCCGGAGGGCGACTACACCGTGGTCGCCAGCGGGTACCCACCCGCGACGAGCCAGGTCAACCTGCCCGGTGGCGGCGACATCCAGCACGACGTCCGGCTGGGTTACGAGCAGGTCCTCGACCAGCTCGGCGACCCGGCGAACAACGGGGTGGAGCATTCATGA
- a CDS encoding MarR family winged helix-turn-helix transcriptional regulator — MPSPVEEAAFTDTELDIADELGVQLVRFMRLLTKAKSQVAKLGPDGIERAAYAILFQLVHDGPQRTSRLAEALHAEISTISRQSSSLVQHGLVERLADPEDGRACLLAPTSEGLRVFEENRRQRNRWLAEVLAEWPEEERRVLNKLLDRLNTGIEAHAPQLADQVSARSKGESA, encoded by the coding sequence ATGCCATCTCCCGTAGAGGAAGCGGCCTTCACGGACACCGAGCTCGACATCGCCGACGAGCTCGGCGTGCAGCTCGTCCGGTTCATGCGGCTCCTCACCAAGGCGAAGTCGCAGGTCGCGAAGCTCGGACCGGACGGGATCGAACGCGCCGCCTACGCGATCCTGTTCCAGCTCGTCCACGACGGGCCGCAGCGCACGAGCAGGCTCGCCGAGGCGCTGCACGCCGAGATCTCGACGATCAGCAGGCAGAGCAGTTCGCTGGTGCAGCACGGCCTGGTCGAGCGCCTCGCCGACCCCGAGGACGGACGGGCCTGCCTGCTCGCGCCGACCAGCGAGGGGCTGCGCGTGTTCGAGGAGAACCGCAGGCAACGCAACCGGTGGCTGGCCGAGGTGCTCGCCGAGTGGCCGGAGGAGGAGCGCCGCGTCCTGAACAAGCTCCTCGACCGGCTCAACACGGGGATCGAAGCTCACGCTCCACAACTCGCCGACCAGGTCTCGGCGCGCAGCAAGGGGGAAAGCGCATGA
- a CDS encoding FAD-binding oxidoreductase gives MSTDALLTKLRAELGKDAVLTDADVTGSYSRDMMPLAPSGRPLAVVLPSDVEGVQAVVRACAEAKVPIVPRGAGSGLSGAANAIDGCVVLVMTKLDQIVEIDAGNRLAVVQPGVVNLDFRNAVEKHGLFYPPDPSSYDWCTIGGNLSTNAGGLCCVKYGVTTDSVLGLEVVLADGSLLKTGRRTVKGVAGYDLARLFVGSEGTLGVITQATVALKPLPQAPGTLVAGFDTTEAAGTAVARTVREGLVPSLMEIMDASSIKAAETYLRTDLGAGSDCQALLLCQSDAGGEVARRELAALEQICNDCGATMTYATDDLEEGRMLMQARRVVLTALEQYGVWLTDDVSVPRTRIAELIAGCQRISEEVGLRIAVVGHAGDGNMHPTIVYQPDDEDEFARARRAFDEILDMGLKLGGTVTGEHGVGKIKKEWLEREIGPVGMRVHRQIKQALDPENLFNPGSMFSMT, from the coding sequence ATGAGCACCGACGCTTTGCTGACGAAACTGCGCGCCGAGCTGGGTAAGGACGCTGTTCTGACCGATGCGGACGTCACCGGGAGCTACTCCCGCGACATGATGCCGCTGGCCCCGTCGGGCCGGCCGTTGGCGGTGGTGCTGCCCTCGGACGTCGAAGGCGTGCAGGCGGTGGTCCGCGCGTGCGCCGAGGCGAAGGTGCCGATCGTCCCGCGCGGCGCGGGCAGCGGGTTGTCGGGCGCCGCGAACGCCATCGACGGGTGCGTCGTGCTCGTGATGACCAAGCTGGACCAGATCGTCGAGATCGACGCGGGCAACCGGCTCGCCGTCGTGCAGCCGGGCGTGGTCAACCTCGACTTCCGCAACGCCGTGGAGAAGCACGGGCTGTTCTACCCGCCGGACCCGTCCAGCTACGACTGGTGCACGATCGGCGGCAACCTGTCCACCAACGCGGGCGGGCTGTGCTGCGTGAAGTACGGCGTGACCACCGACTCGGTGCTGGGACTGGAGGTCGTGCTCGCCGACGGGTCGCTGCTGAAGACCGGCCGCCGCACCGTGAAGGGCGTGGCGGGCTACGACCTGGCGCGGCTGTTCGTCGGCAGCGAGGGCACGCTCGGGGTGATCACGCAGGCCACGGTCGCGCTGAAGCCGCTGCCGCAGGCGCCGGGCACGCTCGTGGCCGGGTTCGACACGACGGAGGCGGCCGGCACCGCGGTGGCGCGGACCGTACGCGAGGGCCTGGTGCCGTCGTTGATGGAGATCATGGACGCCAGCTCGATCAAGGCGGCCGAGACGTACCTCAGGACCGACCTCGGCGCCGGTTCCGACTGCCAGGCGCTGCTGCTGTGCCAGTCCGACGCGGGCGGCGAGGTGGCGCGGCGCGAGCTGGCCGCGCTGGAGCAGATTTGCAACGACTGCGGCGCGACGATGACGTACGCGACGGACGACCTCGAAGAGGGCCGGATGCTGATGCAGGCGCGGCGGGTGGTGCTGACCGCGCTGGAGCAGTACGGCGTGTGGCTGACCGACGACGTGTCCGTGCCGCGGACACGGATCGCCGAGCTGATCGCAGGCTGCCAGCGGATCAGCGAAGAGGTCGGGCTGCGCATCGCCGTGGTCGGGCACGCCGGCGACGGCAACATGCACCCGACCATCGTCTACCAGCCGGACGACGAGGACGAGTTCGCCAGGGCGCGGCGCGCGTTCGACGAGATCCTCGACATGGGGCTGAAGCTGGGCGGCACGGTGACCGGCGAGCACGGCGTCGGCAAGATCAAAAAGGAGTGGCTGGAGCGCGAGATCGGCCCGGTGGGCATGCGCGTGCACCGGCAGATCAAGCAGGCGCTGGACCCGGAGAACCTGTTCAACCCGGGCTCGATGTTCTCGATGACCTGA
- a CDS encoding type II toxin-antitoxin system VapC family toxin, with product MIYLDTAALVKLIRREPESDALTDWLDAQDEPTLVSSALAEVELPRALLRTEPELVTRVPAVLERIARYEIDELVRATAASYRSPDLRSFDAIHLATAQAIFERHLTSFVTYDKRLLGCARSMGLPAIAPGAA from the coding sequence ATGATCTACCTCGACACGGCTGCCCTGGTGAAGTTGATCCGGCGGGAGCCGGAAAGCGATGCGCTGACGGATTGGCTGGACGCCCAGGACGAGCCGACGCTGGTCTCCTCCGCGCTCGCCGAAGTCGAGCTGCCCAGGGCGTTGCTGCGGACCGAGCCGGAACTCGTCACCCGCGTGCCGGCCGTCCTGGAGCGGATCGCGCGTTACGAGATCGACGAACTGGTCCGCGCCACCGCGGCGAGCTACCGGTCGCCCGATCTGCGCTCGTTCGACGCCATCCACCTGGCGACGGCGCAGGCGATCTTCGAAAGGCACCTGACCTCGTTCGTCACCTATGACAAGCGCTTGCTCGGATGTGCCCGGTCGATGGGACTACCGGCCATCGCGCCGGGAGCCGCCTGA
- a CDS encoding DedA family protein, producing MILAETATTLALMPKWFNPEYLLTEFGAYVILGLCLIIFIESSVFPVLPGDSLLFTAGLFVAQGSIHAPLWLVCTLVTVAALLGNVLGYAIGWKAGPALFRRPDSRFFKQEYVDKTHAFLEKHGPKAVVLARFVPFVRTFITWIAGIGRMDPKKYFTYTVIGGILWAGGITALGHLLGNISFIKNNIEAIFILIVLVSVVPIIIEWAKARREKKLAAAETPAESDAEVTQRIPRIER from the coding sequence GTGATTCTCGCCGAGACCGCGACCACGCTCGCTCTCATGCCGAAGTGGTTCAACCCGGAGTACCTGCTGACCGAGTTCGGCGCGTACGTGATCCTCGGGCTGTGCCTGATCATCTTCATCGAGAGCAGCGTCTTCCCCGTGCTCCCCGGTGACTCGCTACTGTTCACCGCGGGGCTGTTCGTCGCGCAGGGGTCGATCCACGCGCCGCTGTGGCTGGTCTGCACCCTGGTGACGGTCGCGGCGCTGCTTGGCAACGTCCTCGGCTACGCGATCGGCTGGAAGGCGGGCCCGGCGCTGTTCCGGCGCCCGGATTCGAGGTTCTTCAAACAGGAGTACGTCGACAAGACGCACGCCTTCCTGGAGAAGCACGGCCCGAAGGCGGTCGTGCTGGCGCGGTTCGTGCCGTTCGTCCGGACGTTCATCACCTGGATCGCGGGCATCGGCCGCATGGACCCGAAGAAGTACTTCACCTACACGGTGATCGGCGGCATCCTGTGGGCCGGTGGCATCACGGCGCTGGGGCATCTGCTCGGCAACATCTCGTTCATCAAGAACAACATCGAGGCCATCTTCATCCTGATCGTGCTGGTCTCGGTGGTGCCGATCATCATCGAGTGGGCGAAGGCCCGCCGCGAGAAGAAGCTGGCCGCCGCCGAGACCCCCGCCGAGTCCGACGCCGAGGTCACGCAGCGGATCCCGCGCATCGAGCGCTGA
- the nagA gene encoding N-acetylglucosamine-6-phosphate deacetylase has product MLTGGRLALPEGLVDDGWLAVSGGAIAGIGTGTPPPGEQVDVGGCYVVPGFVDAHCHGGGGGSFSSGDAKEIVTAIKAHRRHGTTTMLASLVSDPVRTLVDQMAVLRELVEDGELAGIHLEGPFIASARCGAHDPAVLREPDTATVDALLRAGRGAVRMVTLAPELTGGVRAVRQLAESGVIAAIGHTDGTEEQIRPAIDAGATVATHLFNGMRPLHHREPGPIGVLLDDERVTVELICDLVHVHPTVLRMAARYAGRGRTILITDAMSATDAADGRYHLGRLEVDVRDGVATLADTGSLAGSTLTMDAAFRNLVKGAGLTIPDAVRATSGRPAELLGLADRLGSLRAGLAADLVVLDADLRPQRVLRQGAWIA; this is encoded by the coding sequence GTGCTGACGGGTGGCAGGCTTGCCCTCCCCGAGGGACTGGTGGACGACGGGTGGCTCGCGGTGTCCGGCGGGGCGATCGCGGGCATCGGCACCGGGACGCCACCGCCGGGCGAGCAGGTGGACGTCGGCGGGTGCTACGTGGTGCCCGGGTTCGTCGACGCGCATTGCCACGGCGGCGGGGGCGGGTCGTTCTCCAGCGGCGACGCGAAGGAGATCGTCACCGCGATCAAGGCCCACCGCAGGCACGGCACCACCACGATGCTGGCGAGCCTGGTGTCCGATCCGGTGCGCACGCTGGTGGACCAGATGGCCGTGCTGCGGGAACTCGTCGAGGACGGCGAGCTGGCCGGCATCCACCTGGAAGGCCCGTTCATCGCCTCCGCCCGCTGCGGCGCCCACGACCCCGCGGTGCTGCGCGAACCCGACACGGCGACCGTCGACGCCCTGCTGCGGGCGGGCCGCGGCGCGGTCCGGATGGTGACCCTGGCGCCGGAGCTGACCGGCGGTGTCCGCGCGGTCCGCCAGCTGGCCGAGTCCGGCGTGATCGCCGCGATCGGGCACACCGACGGCACCGAGGAGCAGATCCGCCCGGCCATCGACGCCGGCGCGACCGTCGCGACGCACCTGTTCAACGGCATGCGCCCGCTGCACCACCGCGAGCCCGGCCCGATCGGCGTCCTGCTCGACGACGAGCGCGTCACCGTCGAGCTGATCTGCGACCTGGTCCACGTGCACCCGACGGTGCTGCGGATGGCCGCCCGCTACGCCGGCCGCGGCCGCACGATCCTCATCACGGACGCCATGTCGGCCACCGACGCCGCCGACGGCCGCTACCACCTGGGTCGTCTGGAGGTCGACGTCCGGGACGGCGTGGCGACGCTCGCCGACACCGGTTCGCTCGCCGGCAGCACGCTGACCATGGACGCCGCGTTCCGCAACCTGGTCAAGGGCGCCGGCCTGACCATCCCCGACGCGGTCCGCGCGACCTCGGGACGCCCGGCCGAACTGCTGGGCCTCGCCGACCGGCTCGGGTCGCTGCGCGCCGGGCTCGCCGCCGACCTGGTGGTGCTGGACGCCGACCTCCGGCCACAACGGGTGCTGCGGCAGGGCGCCTGGATCGCCTGA
- a CDS encoding SigE family RNA polymerase sigma factor, producing the protein MPDGSAERSVERTLGHLRTMDGVAPAQPAGPLTLEDLYKIHRMRLVRLAILLVDEPATAEDVVQEAFTGLYRNWGKLRDAASAVAYLRTAVVNGSRSVLRRRKTAREYVPPHVVNARSAESLAMLSSEHQSVVNALSKLPPRQREVLVLRYYGGLSEAEISEVAGISKGTVKSTASRALEALQKAMSA; encoded by the coding sequence ATGCCGGACGGCAGCGCGGAGCGCAGCGTCGAACGCACGCTCGGGCACTTGCGCACCATGGACGGGGTCGCGCCGGCCCAGCCTGCGGGTCCGCTGACCCTGGAGGATCTGTACAAGATCCACCGGATGCGCCTGGTCCGCCTCGCGATCCTGCTCGTCGACGAACCGGCCACGGCCGAGGACGTCGTGCAGGAGGCGTTCACCGGGCTCTATCGGAACTGGGGCAAGCTGCGCGACGCCGCCTCCGCGGTCGCCTACCTGCGCACCGCGGTGGTCAACGGCTCACGCAGCGTGCTGCGCCGCCGCAAGACGGCCCGCGAGTACGTGCCGCCGCACGTGGTCAACGCCCGGTCCGCGGAGAGCCTCGCGATGCTGTCCAGCGAACACCAGTCGGTGGTGAACGCGCTGTCGAAGCTGCCCCCGCGGCAACGCGAGGTGCTCGTCCTGCGCTACTACGGCGGGCTCTCCGAAGCGGAGATCTCCGAGGTCGCGGGCATTTCGAAGGGCACCGTGAAGTCCACGGCGAGCCGGGCCCTGGAGGCTCTCCAGAAGGCCATGAGTGCCTAA
- a CDS encoding YciI family protein yields the protein MAWFLVQTVYDQGKYGEVRPRHREYLAKLAAEGTVAVAGPFADDSGGAFLIQAEDADALQAVLDADPYVVEGALESFTVREFKPTLGAWIQ from the coding sequence ATGGCCTGGTTCCTGGTGCAGACGGTTTACGACCAGGGGAAGTACGGGGAGGTCCGGCCCCGGCACCGCGAGTACCTCGCCAAGCTCGCCGCGGAGGGCACGGTCGCGGTGGCAGGCCCGTTCGCCGACGACTCGGGTGGCGCGTTCCTGATCCAGGCCGAGGACGCCGACGCACTCCAGGCCGTCCTCGACGCCGATCCATACGTCGTCGAAGGCGCCCTGGAGAGCTTCACGGTGCGTGAGTTCAAGCCGACGCTGGGCGCCTGGATTCAGTAG
- a CDS encoding pyridoxamine 5'-phosphate oxidase family protein, with the protein MSRRDLIKMTPGEVLAFLAEQKVINVATINPNGRPHLAPLWYVPRGDGVATWTYRKSQKVANLRRLPQATVLVETGDTYDKLRGVQFEADVEIVEDTPSVAEIGSAMAERYGGGSLAAEVVAAQAAKRVGLVFTPTKVVSWDHTKLGGVY; encoded by the coding sequence ATGTCCCGCCGTGACCTGATCAAGATGACCCCCGGCGAGGTCCTCGCGTTCCTCGCCGAGCAAAAGGTCATCAACGTCGCCACGATCAACCCCAACGGACGCCCGCACCTCGCGCCGCTCTGGTATGTGCCCCGCGGCGACGGGGTCGCGACCTGGACCTACCGCAAATCGCAGAAGGTCGCCAACCTGCGGCGGCTGCCGCAGGCCACCGTGCTCGTCGAGACCGGCGACACCTACGACAAGCTGCGCGGCGTCCAGTTCGAGGCCGACGTCGAGATCGTCGAGGACACCCCGTCCGTCGCGGAGATCGGCTCGGCCATGGCGGAGCGCTACGGCGGCGGCTCACTCGCCGCCGAGGTGGTCGCCGCCCAGGCGGCCAAGCGTGTCGGGCTGGTGTTCACGCCGACGAAGGTCGTCAGCTGGGACCACACCAAGCTCGGCGGCGTCTACTGA
- a CDS encoding SDR family oxidoreductase, translating to MANVKGKVVLITGAARGIGAGLAERLAARGAKVALVGLEADEQRKVAERIGDSAKAWEADVTDWAALEKATAGVVEHFGGIDIVIANAGIATTGFVRSVDPAAFEKVIEVDLLGVWRTFRVTLPHVIERRGYLLAISSLAAITHAPGMANYSAAKAGVEAFCNSLRAEVAHLGVKVGVAHPTWIKTDLVDSADAHPVFGKLRAGMPGLIGKTYPLNVALDHIEAGVLKRARVIHVPKWVGVLKAFRSFLPPIVELGARTRVPAADKAALEDIKARGAREAAITGHGGRAAIH from the coding sequence ATGGCGAACGTAAAAGGCAAGGTCGTGCTCATCACCGGAGCTGCGCGCGGCATTGGCGCCGGGCTCGCGGAGCGTCTCGCGGCTCGGGGGGCCAAGGTTGCCCTCGTCGGGCTCGAAGCCGACGAACAGCGCAAGGTCGCGGAACGCATCGGGGACTCCGCGAAAGCCTGGGAAGCCGACGTGACCGACTGGGCCGCCCTCGAAAAGGCCACCGCGGGCGTGGTCGAGCACTTCGGCGGCATCGACATCGTCATCGCCAACGCGGGCATCGCCACCACGGGCTTCGTCCGCTCCGTCGACCCCGCGGCATTCGAAAAGGTCATCGAGGTCGACCTGCTCGGCGTGTGGCGCACCTTCCGCGTCACGCTGCCCCACGTCATCGAGCGCCGCGGGTACCTGTTGGCGATCTCCTCCCTCGCGGCGATCACCCACGCCCCTGGGATGGCCAACTACTCCGCCGCGAAGGCCGGCGTCGAAGCGTTCTGCAACAGCCTCCGCGCCGAGGTCGCCCACCTGGGCGTCAAGGTCGGCGTCGCCCACCCGACCTGGATCAAGACCGATCTGGTCGACAGCGCCGACGCCCACCCGGTCTTCGGCAAGCTCCGGGCGGGCATGCCCGGCCTGATCGGGAAGACCTACCCACTCAACGTCGCCCTCGACCACATCGAGGCGGGCGTCCTCAAGCGCGCCCGCGTCATCCACGTGCCCAAGTGGGTCGGCGTGCTCAAGGCCTTCCGCTCGTTCCTCCCCCCGATCGTCGAGCTCGGGGCGCGCACCCGCGTCCCCGCCGCGGACAAGGCCGCGCTGGAGGACATCAAGGCACGCGGCGCACGCGAAGCCGCCATCACCGGGCATGGTGGACGGGCAGCGATCCACTGA